The genome window GCTTGGCTGAGCGTGCGACAGGAGGACCTGTCCTTCTTCGCCGGGGGGACTGTAGCGCCCACCGGCCATCATTGCACCTGCGCCGCCGTACTCAGTGCCGTGAGAATCAATTCCGCTCTCGGTGGCGTTCATGTTGAAGGCGTCATTTGCGGTCTGGTGGTAGCTGGGATCCATCGTGCGTCTCTTCCGGCCGACGAAGAGCCAGCGGAAACTGCGTCCAATCGCTCTGATAAGGTCCATCGGGTTCAAGGCGTCAAGCACACCTTTCACGCCGAAGGGACCGCCTTCATAGCTGGCTTTGCCGTTGCCGTAGAAGTCGGTGATTTCGGATGGCTGGTTCTTGAGCGAGTACGGTTTCCAGGAGAATGCCCATAGGTGGAGAACGGCAAAGAATGCCATCTCAATGTTGATGAGTAGGTTCGGCAGTCCGACCTTGAGATCGGGGCTCTGTATTTTAGAGGTGGTTTTGATGGCTCCGGCCgaggtgaggaaggagatcAAAGTCTAGAATGGGTTAGACGACCGGGGGTAGAGATGAGGGGCAAGATGCTGCACATACCGATTGCCAGAAGGACAGGAAAATGACCAACTTGATCGACAAAATCTTCAGAAATGGCTGATACTGGCCGATGTCATCCTTGATCTGAATGTAGAACTGGATCAAGCAGTacatggcgatggagacTGCAATACATTCAATGAGGAGTACCTATCGCATGTTAGCAGAATCCAATATAAGAGACACACAGCACATACCCAAATATGCGAGAACGCGGGGTTGAGGGATTCCTCGCAGTAGAGGTTGAACTTTTGCGTGACGACTGCGACGATAGTCATCAGGACTCGGAGGAGGCAGTATTGGAAAACGCCCACCCAAATAACCTAGCGCCGCGTTAGCATAGCTGCAATCGCGCACAACCTGGCCTGTCGCACTCACGTTGAACCATGTCAAACCACTGCGCGGTACCCTCCAAATGCCCTTCTGTCCACCCGTACACTTCTGAAGCCACGGGATCGGCCAGACCCACTGTTTGGGTTCGACTCCACGAAAGTATTCTTTCTGGCTATGCAAGTCGGGCGCGATATAAGCGCAcataagagaaaagaaagccgaAATCGCAAACGCCTCGTAACAGTTGCCGATCAAATCGTAGTAGACATCGTTCTTGTAGAAGTAGGTACCGAGCCATGCGACGACGGAGTAAACAGGGACCATGAGCAGAATTCGAATGATACTAgtgaaaagaggaggacgtTAGCCATGAACAAAACCAAGTGCCAATATCTGACCACAGAACGAGGGGAGTCATACTGTCGTTGTTCTATCTTTTTGCTGTAGTGTGTAGCGTGCATTCCGATCAGGTAGAAGGAAACAACTATAGACACGAGACCAAAAGCCCCGCCCACGATCAGGCAGAGTTGGTGGAAGGTGATTCCGCCATCCCAGAGGTCAACCTCCGTGACTGTCAAAAACCGCGTCAGCCCATTTCAATTCGATAACCACCCAGGTCGCATTCTAACAAAGCGCAGAGGGGGCTGCCTACTGGTTTCATCTTCCACGGTCGAATTGCACACTGGCCAGCCCATTCTTGcaggaaaggagaggagacTGCAAGGATGAACAGCCTTTGAGGGGGtgcaaggaaaggaaggaaaagagacggGTTGCGAAAgcgagaagagggagaagaaagaggatcGTCGTGATGGACGCCAGCCCGTCGCTTTTCTTAAGATATCTTATCCGCACAGCCGGGCTTGGCCCCCCATGAACCCCTGGGAGCCACCCAAGTTTAAGCTTTTGTCACGTTGTTGTGCCTCGTTTACTCGGGAGGCCGGTCGGGTCACTGGCGAAAGTTGATCCTGCGAGGTTCAATACGGACCGATTGCCCTGGTGAGGATGCGCTGGCAGGAAGAACAACCAGGCGGGATTTGCAAGCGACTGGCGGATTGAGAGAGTCAGTTGGAATGACGGAGACTATTTAGTGCAGTTGGGCTAATGAAGTGGAGCACGTCGGGAGGTACGTCGTCGTTGCACGTCAGGCTTGGAAAGTCGGAATTAGGAACAACAAATAATCATATAAGGTGTAACTGTGGGAAGGACCGGTTGGGTTTCTTGGTCCTTTGTTATCCAAAACAATAGATCGTGGAGTCAAACCTGAGTAAAAGTCTTggtaggaggaggaggaacatGAACATGAGACCGAACCGGCAAGGCAGCCacatttatttattcttaagtCAGATGCAGTTCTTACGAtggattcttcttcctaCGGAGCACTGTTCCTGTGCCAATCAAATTACCCTCGCTGCATCTGCCGCGCAGTGCAATGGCGGAGGGTCGCTGCGCCACCGCAATTTTAAAGCAAGTGAGTACTTACTTATTATTGAGCCATTCTGACTGCATGATTTTGATGTTCCAAGTTATCCACCTCAAACATATCCACGCCAACAGAGACTCTCCCgagtaaaaataaatcaaaaatagaaataaattcTGATGGTATTCGTTGATTCATCTCCCGGAGACACTTACCCAACCTAGTATACACCTCGCCATCTTGGCTCAAATCAATTCACTTCTTGTCCGTAGATCATATTTTTCTTGTCCCCCGCGCCAACTTGGCATTCGCCTACTGTACACGAAATTGCAATTACTCAAAGCACCTAATCCCAAACCATGGCAGCTCCATAGTATATCATCAGGGGTATATCTGTTCATTTCAATACCGACTGCGTCGGTCATCTCTCCACGAATCTCCGAACCCTCCGCGTCCGCGACCACCGCGGCCCCGGCCTCGTCGGTTGCGCCCACCACCAAAGTCGGGTCCATTATCAACGAAGaaatcttcatcctcgaaggTGATGCGACGGCGCTCGTCTCCTCCGCGTCGGGGAAACTCGCCCTTTCGTAGCAAATCGTCGAACCGATCCAAACGCCGGTCGGCCACCTCCCGAGGGACCGGGAGGTAGTAGAGCTTGGGCTTCGTAGTAGTAGACATGAAAAGTTCATCCAGCGGCTTGAATCCTTGACCAGGTCGTGAACTCGAATCTGCCGTGACTGAGCCACTGGGACGTCGAGGAGCGCCCATCTCGGCCCGGGGCCCGGTAGGCGGCGGACGAGAAAAGCCTGAGGCGTCAGGCGCACGCGTATGTTGAGATGAAGCGCTTCGGGGATCAACCTCCTCGAGAACAGCCTCTACGCCATCGTCGGTTGGCTCATACCGCACTTCCCAGCGCGCGGGAGGGCCACCGCGCTGTCGcgatccttcttccttctcaatccACAGTGACAACTTGTCTTCCGGAATAAAGTCCACGAATAGAGTCTTGCGGTTGCGTTCGTTGGGCCATACCGTACCATGGAGGGCGGTGCGGACTCGAGACGCTGCCGAGACCGACGTGAAACTAGCAAAGCAATGTGTCTTGATGGGGTCCAGGTAAAAGTCTACGACCACATCCGGATTGGGTGAGGCATCCGGAGGGGACGCGAGACTGACCAGGTGGTTCTTGAGCGCGACCGGCTGAAGAGGACGCATCAATCCGCCGACATAGAGAGCTGCTGTAGCAGCATGCACGGCAGGCTCGACGTCGGCATCTTCCATCACCGCATCCGCCGGTGGAGGGGAGACGGGGCGAGTCTGCTCCGTCTCCTTGGCAGCAAAAAGCCCCTTGAAGCGAACGTCATGTTTCAGGGGCGCGCCTTTCTTGGATGTTTCATCTTGCACAGGCGGGGCCTCCTCCGGCGCGGTCTCGCGCCCCGCGCGTTCTTCAGGGGTTTCTTGCGGACCGGGAGCTCCGTCCTCCCGTGCCTCACGTTCTTTGTCCACGGAAACCTGGTCTTCCGGCAATACGACTCGGGGTGTCTCGTCTAGGGCTTTGGCCTTTTTACTTGCGAGGGCTTCCGGTGTTGGCACAGGACTCTGGCTGCGACGCTTCCTCTTGCGCCTGTCCTCTAGCACTTCTTCTGTAGGCAGGGGTGTTGACAAGCCGGTGTTCATTTCCGAGGGGACTGCAGCGGGCGGCACAGCGGTCTCGCCAGATGCAGCTGGTTCTGTAGGTTTTGGCTGCATATCCTCAGACTGTTCCggtgctgcttctccaggagCCTGCTCTACCGGTGCTGCAGCGGTGTCATTCTCGGTCTGGTCTTGCGGGACGGAAGTATCGGCGGGTTGGTCGATAGTAGTGGAATCGACGGGTTGAGCTGGTTCCTCAGGTTTCGGTGATTCTTGGGCAGGTTGCTCTGGCTGTTCTTGTTGCTGTTCTTGCTCAGCAGGTCTTCCGGCGGGAGCTTCGTCGGTCACCGGCTCAGGCTTCGACTCAGGAACCGCGTCACCCTGTTCCTCTGTTTGTGCTTGTGGTTGTTCCTGCTCCTGTGGTGGCTCCTCAATCTGTTTATCTTTCACTTCGGTCTCAGTAGCCTCGGGTTGAGTTGGCGCATCCGCggctggctctggctctggttctggcTGCTTCGCGTCGACGGGCTGCGCTTCCTGCGGCGCAACATCCTCTTCGGCGGCCGGCTCTCCATTCGTGACAGCATCCTTTTCATCGCGGccgtcttcctccaccaatcGGTCAATAATCTGTTGTTTCACGCGGAGACCGGTCTGCGCAATGCCGCGCCGCTTCAGCTCGGCTTTAAGATCGGTCACCTTCCATTTCGAATAGTCGGTCATTGTAGCGGAAAGCGCACAGCGTGGTAGACTCGAGCATGTAGAGTGTATCGGCGATGAGGAATTTCGTTCGGGTAAGTTCAAACGCGCGTGGTCATGGCTGGGGGGTGTTGAAAAGCGATGCGATGCCCCTGCGGTGGTCGGGCATGAGAAGTGTGTTTGAGCTGCGACCGATCGAGATGATGTCGCGCGCTAGGCTGG of Aspergillus luchuensis IFO 4308 DNA, chromosome 7, nearly complete sequence contains these proteins:
- a CDS encoding uncharacterized protein (COG:T;~EggNog:ENOG410PM3Y;~InterPro:IPR005178;~PFAM:PF03619;~TransMembrane:7 (o27-49i69-88o100-118i160-185o205-227i239-262o282-303i)); translation: MGWPVCNSTVEDETITEVDLWDGGITFHQLCLIVGGAFGLVSIVVSFYLIGMHATHYSKKIEQRHIIRILLMVPVYSVVAWLGTYFYKNDVYYDLIGNCYEAFAISAFFSLMCAYIAPDLHSQKEYFRGVEPKQWVWPIPWLQKCTGGQKGIWRVPRSGLTWFNVIWVGVFQYCLLRVLMTIVAVVTQKFNLYCEESLNPAFSHIWVLLIECIAVSIAMYCLIQFYIQIKDDIGQYQPFLKILSIKLVIFLSFWQSTLISFLTSAGAIKTTSKIQSPDLKVGLPNLLINIEMAFFAVLHLWAFSWKPYSLKNQPSEITDFYGNGKASYEGGPFGVKGVLDALNPMDLIRAIGRSFRWLFVGRKRRTMDPSYHQTANDAFNMNATESGIDSHGTEYGGAGAMMAGGRYSPPGEEGQVLLSHAQPSPGGGLVPPLEDEADPNRFYNHNRLSATSLLEPTATHTARPYSPYEEDAYNPYLVNSHLEQDHYHEPVHPNPPYPDHPSDLNNPYHTTTTLQEQPPIPLPESYQPPPPHYDSDHQQQQRR
- a CDS encoding SAP domain protein (COG:S;~EggNog:ENOG410PP6Z;~InterPro:IPR034257,IPR003034,IPR032552,IPR036361;~PFAM:PF02037), yielding MTDYSKWKVTDLKAELKRRGIAQTGLRVKQQIIDRLVEEDGRDEKDAVTNGEPAAEEDVAPQEAQPVDAKQPEPEPEPAADAPTQPEATETEVKDKQIEEPPQEQEQPQAQTEEQGDAVPESKPEPVTDEAPAGRPAEQEQQQEQPEQPAQESPKPEEPAQPVDSTTIDQPADTSVPQDQTENDTAAAPVEQAPGEAAPEQSEDMQPKPTEPAASGETAVPPAAVPSEMNTGLSTPLPTEEVLEDRRKRKRRSQSPVPTPEALASKKAKALDETPRVVLPEDQVSVDKEREAREDGAPGPQETPEERAGRETAPEEAPPVQDETSKKGAPLKHDVRFKGLFAAKETEQTRPVSPPPADAVMEDADVEPAVHAATAALYVGGLMRPLQPVALKNHLVSLASPPDASPNPDVVVDFYLDPIKTHCFASFTSVSAASRVRTALHGTVWPNERNRKTLFVDFIPEDKLSLWIEKEEGSRQRGGPPARWEVRYEPTDDGVEAVLEEVDPRSASSQHTRAPDASGFSRPPPTGPRAEMGAPRRPSGSVTADSSSRPGQGFKPLDELFMSTTTKPKLYYLPVPREVADRRLDRFDDLLRKGEFPRRGGDERRRITFEDEDFFVDNGPDFGGGRNRRGRGRGGRGRGGFGDSWRDDRRSRY